In Ostrea edulis chromosome 10, xbOstEdul1.1, whole genome shotgun sequence, one genomic interval encodes:
- the LOC125666703 gene encoding uncharacterized protein LOC125666703 isoform X1, whose protein sequence is MMCCSRLCKFLVVVIVSCVTMHQFVTGSTTELPRDSDTTTMFSFLTRDHISRMHQRSRAYRRQEIRNKVLEFFGWTSVPQIRPGDRARINSTLANISSFRVTERQCFYASCDLPNRIDENMWNDSTSGSLRLRFDVLPSESSASPEIVNATLMLHLKERDLRNTERILIKVLQYLKPLRRRNRSRGQPNRRNSIRQRILWTSLVDWTPGAWVSIPVQQAANDWIALNKRNHGFEVLVFDEFDNPINTSSVFSSIDCDRPAEVDCMEITHSLPLYRSATPVLQVYKTEAPFSGHRRKRDVYKEAMSLRQPEKSRQRIAGLH, encoded by the exons ATGATGTGCTGTTCAAGACTTTGTAAGTTTTTGGTTGTCGTGATTGTGAGTTGTGTGACAATGCACCAGTTTGTGACTGGAAGTACCACTGAACTTCCACGGGATTCGGATACTACGACTATGTTCTCTTTTCTAACAAGAGACCATATTTCTAGAATGCACCAAAG ATCACGTGCTTACAGGAGACAGGAGATCCGGAACAAAGTCCTGGAGTTCTTCGGCTGGACCTCAGTTCCCCAGATTCGTCCCGGAGATCGAGCAAGAATAAACTCAACCCTCGCCAACATTTCATCCTTCCGGGTGACCGAGCGCCAGTGCTTCTACGCTTCTT GCGATCTACCCAACAGAATAGATGAAAACATGTGGAACGATTCTACCTCCGGAAGTCTTCGACTCAGATTTGACGTTCTTCCTTCCGAGAGCTCAGCATCACCAGAAATAGTCAATGCAACGCTGATGCTGCATTTAAAAGAAAGAGATT TGCGCAACACGGAGAGGATATTAATCAAAGTGTTGCAGTACCTCAAACCTCTGAGAAGAAGAAACAGATCACGTGGACAACCAAACAGACGGAATA GTATCCGCCAGCGGATACTGTGGACATCACTAGTGGACTGGACCCCTGGGGCTTGGGTGTCCATCCCTGTCCAGCAGGCAGCCAATGATTGGATAGCTCTAAACAAGCGGAACCATGGATTTGAAGTCTTGGTTTTTGACGAGTTTGATAACCCAATCAATACAAGTTCCGTATTCTCTAGTATAGATTGCGATCGACCAGCAG AGGTGGATTGTATGGAGATAACTCATTCACTACCTTTATACAGAAGTGCGACACCGGTTCTACAGGTCTATAAGACAGAAGCACCATTTAGTGGCCATAGACGGAAGCGGGATGTTTATAAAGAGGCCATGTCATTGAGACAACCCGAGAAATCACGGCAGCGGATTGCTGG
- the LOC125666703 gene encoding uncharacterized protein LOC125666703 isoform X2, with product MMCCSRLCKFLVVVIVSCVTMHQFVTGSTTELPRDSDTTTMFSFLTRDHISRMHQRYITRQEIRNKVLEFFGWTSVPQIRPGDRARINSTLANISSFRVTERQCFYASCDLPNRIDENMWNDSTSGSLRLRFDVLPSESSASPEIVNATLMLHLKERDLRNTERILIKVLQYLKPLRRRNRSRGQPNRRNSIRQRILWTSLVDWTPGAWVSIPVQQAANDWIALNKRNHGFEVLVFDEFDNPINTSSVFSSIDCDRPAEVDCMEITHSLPLYRSATPVLQVYKTEAPFSGHRRKRDVYKEAMSLRQPEKSRQRIAGLH from the exons ATGATGTGCTGTTCAAGACTTTGTAAGTTTTTGGTTGTCGTGATTGTGAGTTGTGTGACAATGCACCAGTTTGTGACTGGAAGTACCACTGAACTTCCACGGGATTCGGATACTACGACTATGTTCTCTTTTCTAACAAGAGACCATATTTCTAGAATGCACCAAAGGTACATCAC GAGACAGGAGATCCGGAACAAAGTCCTGGAGTTCTTCGGCTGGACCTCAGTTCCCCAGATTCGTCCCGGAGATCGAGCAAGAATAAACTCAACCCTCGCCAACATTTCATCCTTCCGGGTGACCGAGCGCCAGTGCTTCTACGCTTCTT GCGATCTACCCAACAGAATAGATGAAAACATGTGGAACGATTCTACCTCCGGAAGTCTTCGACTCAGATTTGACGTTCTTCCTTCCGAGAGCTCAGCATCACCAGAAATAGTCAATGCAACGCTGATGCTGCATTTAAAAGAAAGAGATT TGCGCAACACGGAGAGGATATTAATCAAAGTGTTGCAGTACCTCAAACCTCTGAGAAGAAGAAACAGATCACGTGGACAACCAAACAGACGGAATA GTATCCGCCAGCGGATACTGTGGACATCACTAGTGGACTGGACCCCTGGGGCTTGGGTGTCCATCCCTGTCCAGCAGGCAGCCAATGATTGGATAGCTCTAAACAAGCGGAACCATGGATTTGAAGTCTTGGTTTTTGACGAGTTTGATAACCCAATCAATACAAGTTCCGTATTCTCTAGTATAGATTGCGATCGACCAGCAG AGGTGGATTGTATGGAGATAACTCATTCACTACCTTTATACAGAAGTGCGACACCGGTTCTACAGGTCTATAAGACAGAAGCACCATTTAGTGGCCATAGACGGAAGCGGGATGTTTATAAAGAGGCCATGTCATTGAGACAACCCGAGAAATCACGGCAGCGGATTGCTGG
- the LOC125666703 gene encoding uncharacterized protein LOC125666703 isoform X3 has product MMCCSRLCKFLVVVIVSCVTMHQFVTGSTTELPRDSDTTTMFSFLTRDHISRMHQRRQEIRNKVLEFFGWTSVPQIRPGDRARINSTLANISSFRVTERQCFYASCDLPNRIDENMWNDSTSGSLRLRFDVLPSESSASPEIVNATLMLHLKERDLRNTERILIKVLQYLKPLRRRNRSRGQPNRRNSIRQRILWTSLVDWTPGAWVSIPVQQAANDWIALNKRNHGFEVLVFDEFDNPINTSSVFSSIDCDRPAEVDCMEITHSLPLYRSATPVLQVYKTEAPFSGHRRKRDVYKEAMSLRQPEKSRQRIAGLH; this is encoded by the exons ATGATGTGCTGTTCAAGACTTTGTAAGTTTTTGGTTGTCGTGATTGTGAGTTGTGTGACAATGCACCAGTTTGTGACTGGAAGTACCACTGAACTTCCACGGGATTCGGATACTACGACTATGTTCTCTTTTCTAACAAGAGACCATATTTCTAGAATGCACCAAAG GAGACAGGAGATCCGGAACAAAGTCCTGGAGTTCTTCGGCTGGACCTCAGTTCCCCAGATTCGTCCCGGAGATCGAGCAAGAATAAACTCAACCCTCGCCAACATTTCATCCTTCCGGGTGACCGAGCGCCAGTGCTTCTACGCTTCTT GCGATCTACCCAACAGAATAGATGAAAACATGTGGAACGATTCTACCTCCGGAAGTCTTCGACTCAGATTTGACGTTCTTCCTTCCGAGAGCTCAGCATCACCAGAAATAGTCAATGCAACGCTGATGCTGCATTTAAAAGAAAGAGATT TGCGCAACACGGAGAGGATATTAATCAAAGTGTTGCAGTACCTCAAACCTCTGAGAAGAAGAAACAGATCACGTGGACAACCAAACAGACGGAATA GTATCCGCCAGCGGATACTGTGGACATCACTAGTGGACTGGACCCCTGGGGCTTGGGTGTCCATCCCTGTCCAGCAGGCAGCCAATGATTGGATAGCTCTAAACAAGCGGAACCATGGATTTGAAGTCTTGGTTTTTGACGAGTTTGATAACCCAATCAATACAAGTTCCGTATTCTCTAGTATAGATTGCGATCGACCAGCAG AGGTGGATTGTATGGAGATAACTCATTCACTACCTTTATACAGAAGTGCGACACCGGTTCTACAGGTCTATAAGACAGAAGCACCATTTAGTGGCCATAGACGGAAGCGGGATGTTTATAAAGAGGCCATGTCATTGAGACAACCCGAGAAATCACGGCAGCGGATTGCTGG